In one Asterias amurensis chromosome 9, ASM3211899v1 genomic region, the following are encoded:
- the LOC139942186 gene encoding acyl-coenzyme A thioesterase THEM4-like — translation MQGSFGRHSLNVLFPLVFEFGIQRHSAASIHSRVIRNKCNFNNCCHPSQTRSQLLKIRTKSARFSRRSLPKNMSTSSAMSMSKFNDWLPETDEVYCRLKSMATEQGGWTESTNTNSGIKPKRELFTRVETDDGPVIHYALFLHEREMRLCGVCQFGLQAQGPPDYVHGGASATMHDSITGVLTHGAIKERCVTASLNVNFKNPTPLRTAILIEASVEKIDGKKIHLKACLKKADGSRVYSDSRALYVSIESKLREIEQRSNGKI, via the exons ATGCAGGGTAGTTTTGGTCGGCACAGTCTAAACGTACTGTTTCCGCTGGTGTTCGAGTTCGGCATTCAAAGACATTCAGCTGCAAGTATACACTCCCGGGTCATAAGAAACAAATGCAACTTCAACAACTGCTGCCATCCATCACAGACAAGATCTCAGCTGCTTAAAATTAGAACAAAATCGGCTAGATTTAGTAGG CGATCATTACCCAAAAACATGAGTACTTCATCGGCAATGTCAATGTCAAAGTTCAACGACTGGCTCCCAGAAACCGATGAGGTTTACTGTCGACTTAAATCTATGGCCACGGAACAAGGCGGCTGGACAGAGTCCACAAACACTAACTCAGGCATCAAACCAAAGCGGGAACTATTCACACGAGTGGAAACGGATGACGGACCTGTCATTCATTATGCTCTATTTTTACATGAACGAGAAATGAGGCTGTGTGGAGTTTGCCAGTTTGGACTCCAAGCGCAGGGACCTCCAGA TTATGTCCATGGAGGCGCAAGTGCTACGATGCATGATTCCATTACTGGGGTGCTAACTCATGGAGCCATCAAGGAGAGATGTGTGACGGCCTCACTCAATGTCAACTTCAAAAA CCCGACTCCCCTGAGAACTGCCATCTTAATAGAAGCATCCGTGGAGAAAATTGACGGCAAAAAGATTCACTTGAAAGCGTGTCTTAAGAAAGCGGATGGATCCAGGGTCTACTCTGATTCGAGGGCGCTGTACGTCAGCATAGAAAGCAAACTACGCGAAATAGAACAAAGATCTAATGGAAAGatttag